The genomic interval GGTTAATTGGATGTATAGTCTAATATAACGGAAAAATTTTCAGAAAAGGGAATAAAACAGgctatagaaaaaaaaaaaaaaataatagaaaagaaattaaagcGGTATATCATTGCAGCAAAACAAAAAGGGAAGTGAATTTGTTAGTAACAGTGCAGAACAAAGACAAAAAACCTGTGACACCAAACTATCAATACAAAGGGAGGATGTTAGAGCAGACAAACGTGGAAAAGATGCTGAGTCATCGCAAAAGTTCAAGGAGCAAGTTTTCATAAACCCACCTTGGGTGACTTCGCTCTCCTTATTGACGGGACCGGGCTACCATCTGGGGTGACATCTAGGCTTATCTTTCTTTGCACCGGTGGACTGTTGCTGTCGTTTTTCTGGACGCTCCCATTTTCCATCCCGGGGGGCAGCGGCGCCCTTCTTGACTTTCTAGACCTCTGAGGGGCCTTTAGTCTGTCCTGGCCTGGCGAGGGCGTTCCATTCTGGCCCGGCGAGGGCGTTCCATTCTGGCCCGGCGAGGGCGAGGGTGTTCCATCGCTGCCCGGAGATGCAACTGGAGGGACGTTAGGAGCTCTCCGTTTCTTCTGCTTGAGCGTATTTCGTGCCCTCTGCATCTCCTGGAGGATTTCTTCTCTGGTCTTAAACTTTGGAACGGCTTTCTTGGTCATGGAGGTCTTCGGAGGGGGAGGGCGGGGAGGTTTTAATTTGGGGGAGAATTCAAAGGAAGTATCGGAGACAGGCGACCCGGTGAAGGGATTCACTTTAGAATCTTCAGACatgtcatcgtcgtcatcgtcgccAAAAGGATTTAAGCTCTCATCGTAGATGTCCTCATCCTCATCTTCATCGGAGTTTGCGAAAGGATTGTTTGGTCCCAAATCTGAGTCACTATCGCTTGAAGAATCCTCTTCGTCATCGTCAGAGCCGAAAGGATTCAAAGAATCATCGTAATTGTCATCTGAATCTTTAGACCTTTCACTTTTATGATCCTCTACAGTAGTAGCACCTTTATCAGAAGTTCTTTCTTTCTCAATATCACTCTTTGTGTTTTCAATTGCACTTTTGTCTTCCCCTTCTATGGTTCCTGTACTACCCTTATCCTCTATGACTTCACCTTTATTGACCACTATGCTATCCCCATCCTTACCCTGCTCCCGTTCTGATTTCCCATGTTCATCCCCCTTGACCTCCTCCACCACTACCCTAATGCTTTCATCATGGCCCTGTTGGTTCAACCCTGTTAAATCcttcttttcaatttcacttagaTCCCCTCTATCGTCTTCCGTTACCTCGGTCTCCATTTTCTCCTCCACGCCATCCTCTGCTTCATCTTCAGAAGCAAAGAACGGGTTATCTGGGTCGAGctcctcctcttcttcatcTTTAGACTCTTTGAATCCATTCTCTTTTACCGCCACCCTTATTCCATTCTCCTTAACTATCTCCTTTGCTCCTTTTTCCTGAACATCAGAACTGTTGTTTAATTTCGCTTCATCAGATTCACTGTTTTTCTCCAGTTTCTCTGTGTCTTGTTTCTCCTCTTCGCTTGAGTCTTTCTTTTTCTCCAGTTCCGGCATTTCCTCACCCGCCTGACTACTTCCTTCGCTCCCCTCTAATACCTCCCCATTACCCGCCTCCCCACTCACCTGTTCATCCTGGTTTCCCTCTTCCATTCGGCTGATCATTGCTAGCACACCTCCTTTACCGGGGACGATGGGTTTGTTATCTGCGATCTTATCTTCCTCGGTTTTCTCCGGCTTTGGCTCTGGCTTTTTCACTTCTTTCTCTTTGATTGGTGGGTCCTTTTTAAGAGGCTCACTCTTAGGAACTTCCttcttgttgttattttgtGAGAACATTCCAATTCTTTGCGAAACACTCGTCGGTGTGTGTTTACCGGTTTTAGCTTCCCATGGTTTGCTACTCGGAATACTCGGTTTGGCATCGTTCTTCTTATCGGGAGTAACCGTCGGTTTAGACGGAACCTTGGTCTTGGTCGGCTCATCTACAAGTGTTTCTTTGGTTTTCTTCACATCCGTAGATTGTTCTACatttaatttcttcttttcctcCTTCTTCTCCCTACCTCTTACACCAGCCAGTGTTGTGAACAAgctcttcttcatcttctcctCCTCTCGTCTGGCATCCTTGCCTTTGTCGGGATCCACCGGGCTAGACTGTTGCGGTGGTGCGGGTTCGGGGATGAAGAATTGAGCTCTGGCGTTAGACTGACTGCTGAGATGGGGATGCAGCACTTTGGATGGTGGATTTTGAGGAACGGGCGGTTTTTTAACCGGAGATGCTGTGACGTCGGTTTTCTTATTGCTTTTATCGTCAGTGGTGATCTGTTTGTTCTTCTGCCAAGGTAGTTGTTTCTGCTGCAATGGTGTTCCCCTCGACTCCCATATGGAGCCAGGACCGTCGTTTTTCTCCCCTTTTGGTTCAGTGACTCGACTCGCCATGTTGGTCCTTAGGTTCCATATCTTATCCTGGTGATGCTGACATTCAATCTGTGAGGGGTCGACACCGACCTTGGCAGCCCCGGGTCGAAGAGAGTCGCCACATTTTTTGCATTTGAAGCAGGATCGATGGTACAGTTTGTTGTTGGAAACCACTTTCTCCACCAGGTAGACTTTCTTACCACAGACTTGGCATGTATTTGCTGGAAAAGCTTTCTTAGCCGGGACGATGCCTTCTTTGCCCTagattgaagaaagaaaagaacagaaaacaaaatccTGAATCGATTCGTAAGTTAAATAAGCTCATGTCATGCTATGAGAGGAGTTACATGCACAGACTTACATTTTGATGAGTACtccttttctgtttttgttactAGTGAGCATGCTCTGTTACATCTTGCACACTGTGGTTCAGTAGGAAATTATTGTCTCATATTGATTGTAAGACTGTATCAACTCTTCATGAgaccaaaaattaataattcagAGATTTTGTTGCCATTCCTTTGCCTGACAGATCCAACATGACAGAGTTATCAGAAAATCAAACTGCTGATGTCCTAAGAGCTGTAGAAATTGTACTCAAAGTATGGACATGCAGCTGTGCCACTTTAATAATATCCCATCATTTCTTTGCTATGATGGGATGGAAGAGATACAAGCCTTTAGAAAGTCCATCTCAACTTGTGAAATTTACTGTGCACATAGTGAATGTTGATGATATGTGTCTTTAACAAACTGACTAACAAACTGAATTAAAAAGGCTGAAATTTTGGTTAAACAATATAAAACTGAGCTAGATTATTCATGACTGTAGACTGCACAAGGGGTAACCACTGTATGAAAAGATTCAAGCTGCAAACACTTCAAAATAAGTATCTACCAATGCTCAAATTTCTTACCCTTTGAAAGTGACAAATAATGAGAAGTCCATGATCACTGGGAGACAGTTAACTGTCAAATTAAATGATTATTAACACTGATGGATATTATTATTTACAGCACAACATCAAAGATAGGGAAGTGAATGTAAATGAATCACATGGTAAATGCTATGGCATAGCAGctatagtgtactgtacatgtatgcccAATGTTTGGAGCAGGACATGATAAATTTAATCACTTGTTGCTCAATATCAGTTAGCAATTATCTTGTGAACGattgttttataaattgatAATGTTTCATGGTCGGTGCTATACTTCAAAATGGATCATTCTATTAATTAGTCAGGGTTCAACCATCCATGTGACCTCTGTGACATCCTCTGATTAGGAATGCAATAAATAGGTTGACCACGGTAGTTAAACATTAATGACATACGTGTAGTGCTCAAACACATCAAACTTGTTACTTTTTCATGTAAATATCTTCTTGGCCAATGAAGTGTTTCTTGATGCAATGTAACAGAGCTAGGAACAACAAAGCTTACATAAAATAACACCCCCTCACAATGACCTTTCTGGCAGCTTGCCAAGTACAGTAAGCTGTAGTTTACAGGGGTCAAACAACCAAACACAAAGATGTCATTTGCTATCAGTGTCTTTCATTCTTTGCAgaaataaattgatattaataaacctACCCATGACACAAAAATGTTgcaatctttttttctttttttgtgctGTTAGTGGCCTAGTAACAATTACAAATTGCATATTTGTTCAGGTGCACTAACGATTTACGTCACAATTGTTCAGTTGatcaaaaaatattattaaatgcTCTTGTGTAGGACTCTAAAAGATATCAAAAAGTCAAATCTGTTCATCACAAGAACAGCTGGACAGAACTTTACTTAAAATTTCTATCTGTATTCAGTCATTGTTCTTTGGATAAAttgtaacaaattaaaacaagaaattgtGTAATAAGTATGTTTGAGAATTATGCACCCTAAATgctctttaatattttggggGCCCTATCAAATTGCCTACCATAGGTGATTTTATGCTTTGCGCCTCTTCACAACTACTGTATGTCAAGCCCTTTGTGATATATGTTAAATAATTGTTATAGGCATTTGCTATTCAACATGAGCACCATGACACCTCTCTGAGTGGATAAACTAAAGGGGTGAGTGTCAATCATTGTTTCGTACACACCGTCAACACTAATTAACGTTTCCAGGTTTAATAACACTTGACGTCAATTTTGAAGTGTCCAATTGAACTACTGTGCTGTTTGTTGCCAGGCAACGTCCAAATCATTTAATTACTAGTGCTGAATGCTCCAATGAGCAACTTCCTCCGTTGGCAAGGATACAACTAACATGATTTCTTGCAGCACAAAGCAACattactggggggggggggtggggagggatatACAATGTACATAAATATTGTCTCATGGCCCTGGTACttcaattttaaattatatatgttgTTCTCACTTTGTTTAACATAATTGAAAACATATGGAAGTATATTTAAACTTAAGTGCAGGCTCAGACAACTTGAGTGGGAACTTACAGTACTTATATAGATAGAATGTTAGTTCAAGAATAGATCAAcatcaattttaaatttaaaacttcaATGGCACTGTACTAAAAACTGATCTTTGCTGCCAATTATCAAATGGCAAATTACGGCACACTTTCGCAATATGTCTGCTAATCCACTTTGTGCTAAACCATCACTGTATTCAATGGGTCGTCAACTCAATAATCCACGTTTCCCCAAAAAACTTTGTGAACTCACCAATTCCGATGTTTACAAGGAGAAATATACTTAAACCTTCCACTTGAAAGAATGAAATAATTCACTGCAACCCGAAACAATTATGATCCAATTGTGATCCATAAGAAGacaaaatttgcatttgaaAGTCTCAACTTGAACCCGAAAACTGCAATGTACCAAATTCCTGTGATGGTGCACTCCTTTGTGTAAACTATACAGGGTATGATCACATGAACTATAAAGGAAGGGTTTTACAGGACAAAGTGGTATTGAGCCTTTAGCTCAGAGGAAATGGTAGAAACTAGATAGGTGAGATCCTCTCTCCCTCAGGAAATGATTAAAACACGATTAATTGGAAACATGATTAGCCACAATGATGGAGGGCCATGATCTCTATATAAACAATATGCAAAGCACATGGAAATgagatactgtactgtactgtacaagtaCAGGGTTCAAATAACACTTTGGTTCAACAGAGGGACAAGTGCTGCATCCTGGGGGAGAGTTCTaaaggagaggaggggaggagggctACAATTCCAAAAGGGGGGCATAATTTTCAGCCTTTTACACCAATTTAGTAATACATGTCTGCTTTCTGCAcctgctgtttttttttttcatttttaaggaaatttagttcaaataataaagtaaagaaaatgaaacttgTTTTTCTACTTGCTATTTGCAagtaatatgaaaatatgtctATGCACGAAATGCGAAGAATCAAATTCACTAATTACTTTCACATTTACCTTAGTTACACAAGATggcagatttaaaaaaaaaggtttatttCGTCATTTGATCGACTaaaaatttttgaataatgatcAGTAGGATGGGTTACAAGTAttgaagaaatatgaaaacttgGCTAGTCGATTCATCTTTAAACTGAACACGACATATAAACGTAATATTAATGCATACCTTGAAGGGGCTCACTTCTTCCATTGGCCTCTTCACTGTTGTTCGGCCGACGCCAGTGACAGGTTTTATACCCAGCTCAGCCGCTGaagatttaaagaaaatgtcagAAACCATATTTTATCAGTATGTACGGTACATGAATCAAACGTGAAAACAATCCAATATCAAAACAAGATAAGTACAGTATACCCATCACTGTAGAAAGCTGATGAATTTAGCTGTTTATTAAAGGTTTTACTAAACAACTGTTGGTCAATTAACCATTTGAAGACATCTACGATgatgatatactgtatatttataGTACAGATATATTCTAACAACCCAACCCACTGTTTTCGGTGAACTATAATcctgcatgttttttttttcgtctttttattttatttaaattattattattattatggtacCAGATTTATCACTCTGCAACCTTCTCCTTTGACAACACTCAGCCAAGCCTCACAATTTCTCTGACTTGTTAACACCTTTTCAAGGTATTCCAGAGACAGGTATAATTTAATAAATGTAGGGGAGTGTCATAAATCCACACAGTTGTGTTTTTGGGGTTCATAGAGGAACTGACTTCATCTTGTCATCAAGATTCCAAAGAacaaatactgtatgtacagtacagtatatacaaaaCAGTACGTACAGtactatattgtactgtactgtaatgtactgaactgtatgtactgtacagtataatgcAGTGTAGTACAGTGGGTTACTGTACGGtacatacaatacagtacagtaaaaacagtacagtactgtacagtatatatgctgtagtacagtacattacagtacatacagtactgtacatacagtacagtagcctaCAATTTAGTACTATATTGTAACAATATAGTACTatgcagtactgtacagtacattacatccTACTGCATTTATACTGACATTGCAATTGTGCTGTTACAAACCTAGATTCTTGATCAAATATTCAAATCTTCAGTTTATAACCACTGGAGATTATAATCACCGTGTAGATGTGGTATGTATGTTAAAGTATGTTCAAGTACACTGACAACATATAATATTAGTATGATGCTCACTCAATCCTGTCACTTATATACTATAGGTAACAAAGTTATGTCATTTTAAtgcaatttttaatattttaatagcaagttatattaaaaaaaaattgatgactttATGGCTCTGTAATTAAGCTATCGATAAAATAATACTGCAATTAATGGCAAATTGACTATAAAACAAAGCTGTGATTTTATTACGTCCACTACTTTGATCAGGTTTCTACAGGATACACAAATTTTATGCCTCttgataaaatataaaatcagacaataaaaaaaaatgaagctacagtatataaaatGATAGAAGAATTAagcaatataaaataatttaaaaatatgaagcAATAACACAGAAAAAAGTTTAGAGATGATTGTAAAAAAGACCACTTTGCAAACTTCAAAAGAAACTCTCATCCCTGTGatgtatacatgtgtaaaaaTGTTGGTGTCTACAGTGAATATATTATGAATCTACACAAGAAGTATATATACTACACTGTCTATAAGTGTGTTATGACTGAGTTAAGTTGGGGCACATTTATTTTATACTTCTGTCTCACATGATACAAATCTATATATAGAAAACTGAGAGCCACATAATAccccaaaaatatattattacaacaaagataaatataacaatattaatcTTATAGATATGACTTAGTATCTGGCTTATAATAGTTTATGAATAAAAAGAGCTTGTAATAAAAACTGATTTAGTTTCTGCATTTGTACAGCTTGCGGTGTTCTTTTGGTATAAAATTTCCTGTCTCTTCAATGCAGCGAGGTTACTGCCCTGCAAATTTTTTTGGGTTCCTTTAACTTAATTTGTTGTATAATTGATTGAAAATTTGGAGCAAACTTATGTTAATTGATGGTCTTAATATCAAGGCTTACAAAGCAAGAGGGAAACTTATACAGAGCTAAGACAATCTGGGAACGTCTGCTTGTAACTTACAATGAGACCATTCACTCAATTTACCAAATATAAAAGTCATTACTATTACAACTGTATAGTGTGCATATATATCAACTTGTACAATACCATAGCATGGTCATAGATGGTCTTTATTCCATTCATCCATGCATGGTGAGACACATTCTGTCAGGGTTGATAAAACCACACCTTACATCAATCAATTACAGCCACTTTAATCCCCAACTGATGCCTGTTCCTGCCAGTGTGAAACTGTGAATTAACAGTCCTATATCCATGTACACTGATGAAAAGTGGAGACATTTACAGTTTTACTGAACTATGAAAGACCAGATATACTGAATTTGTGCTCATAGTTATTTTGTGGCTACACTCCCAGGACTTTATAAAGCATCCATATGGTAGGGTTTAAACTGtgatataaatgaaatgttacTTACAAATTCTACTAATGAAAACAAGTTTTcacttttttcatttcttctgcTTTCAATTATATTCATACTCGTCTACTTGACAAATACTGTACAAAGAGGGCGTACGTATCTATTAAGGTAATGTTCAGAGATGCTAAAATTTTGGCCgacatatactgtacagcagGTCTACACGTATTgccagtacatgtatgtatataaagtaTGACATGTATGTAGTAATGTACGTGCTGCACAAAATGAACATTATAATTCACACTATTACattgtacagtactacagtatacatgtacagtatgtgtgtatatgccTTCCTTGAGGGCAACATGGTTATactgtgtaatatatatgtcattatgaaagtaaatttgCTGCTTGAATGATCTTTGGAAGTCTGCAGTGGAAGCACTGAAGAAGAAGATTGCAGTACAACCTAAAAATTTGTGCATATAAAATGTCTATGCCATAGATAGCCTAACTGTACATAGTGGCCATGATACAGTACAATTTTCCAATGCAAGcagaaagtaaataaaaaaaagtgaaactCCCTGGCATAATTGTTAGATCAgtcaaataaaatttaaaagcaatttttggtttcatttcaaACTGACATACTTTACCAGCTCTATGAACTGCTAgtattaatttgaaaattttaaagaCAAAGTGGGCAGATAATTCCCGGTAATGTGCAGAGGAAACTAGGGAATGCAGCGCGGTACCTATACAAAACCATTCCTTTAAATATGCTGTGGCCGAAAGCCGTCAATGCAAATTTCACTTGATTCAGCCGGTTGGAACAATTTTGCGATGCTACGAATACTGTACCACTCTATGCTGTGCCCCCATatttcaaagcactcatactaaCAGTATTTTACAGTATAAAGAGTTATTTCAAAGccctcatactgacagtactacagtatttaacagttcctaatcttttTCTGATACAAACAGGATatatactgctcatactgacagtacatACATGTGCTTTGACGCAACACATGAAGGTACAGGAAATAAACTATTTGTCCCAACTACTGTAGGTGACCAGATTCGATaaagtattttgaaatttttatagTCTCAAACGAACAGTTGTAAATTTGACAAGAATGACTTCTGACCAGAGGTAAATTCTTTCATGCTAACTCTACTATGAAATGTGCTAGTAGATGTTGGCTTTAGTAttgattttctttctctttttcaaaagtAATAGAGACTTTGTCAGGAGTTAAAAGATGCTGTAAATTATGTTCTTTCACAAGCAGTTCTGTATGACTTACTATGTGTGTGTCTACATACATACttttactactgtacagtatgtggaCTGAACAATACAGACGTACAGTAAACTTTGTATATTATCCTTCGGTTTTGATCACAAAATATTGTGGCATGACATATCATAAATTTATATGTTATATGGTAGTTATAAGTGTATTTAATACATCTATTTGTATGCACAGTGCAGTGTGCCCAATGATAACTCAGGAATGTTGCATCATTGCAACTTTCTTCAAATTGGTTTCGGTCTGTTAATTGATACGGGCGGTGCTTTATTTTGACTTCTCTGACTTGGTTAAAACATTGCATCCCGATGCAAAATCCtgcgttcgtaacaatgctgatATATACACTACAGTTACTACTAATACTAGCAGACCAAACTAAATAACTCTGATTAATGAAATGACTGATTTCACATCTAACCTTTAAAACCAAGACTCACTGCTGCAACAAAAGTATGCAGAGCTGTTGATACAGTCTATTATATGGTTAGACACATTGTTATCTATTAACATAATAAGTAAACAATGGTGACAGATCGGAATGTTGACTAAGATACATCAATTTATTGCCTAATTTGTTTGAAAGAGATAACAGAGTCTCAGTTTTACATGATCAATCTGAgaatgcatacatgtacaggATGTTTGAGAAAGCTAGAAGAAGCAATGATCTGTTAGCAGACCAATAGTCTATAATTCATCTAGCCTACCATACCACACTGTAAGCTAATATACTGTAGTCTGTATAAATTCCCCAAAACCAACGGTATGGGTATCATAAGGGTATGCAAtctttaaattttaattacaatttGTGAAATCCTCTAGAACAAACTGGTCC from Apostichopus japonicus isolate 1M-3 chromosome 19, ASM3797524v1, whole genome shotgun sequence carries:
- the LOC139960138 gene encoding MICAL-like protein 1 isoform X12 gives rise to the protein MVALPVPDKLSIMTYVSQYYNYFKNKKAAAELGIKPVTGVGRTTVKRPMEEVSPFKGKEGIVPAKKAFPANTCQVCGKKVYLVEKVVSNNKLYHRSCFKCKKCGDSLRPGAAKVGVDPSQIECQHHQDKIWNLRTNMASRVTEPKGEKNDGPGSIWESRGTPLQQKQLPWQKNKQITTDDKSNKKTDVTASPVKKPPVPQNPPSKVLHPHLSSQSNARAQFFIPEPAPPQQSSPVDPDKGKDARREEEKMKKSLFTTLAGVRGREKKEEKKKLNVEQSTDVKKTKETLVDEPTKTKVPSKPTVTPDKKNDAKPSIPSSKPWEAKTGKHTPTSVSQRIGMFSQNNNKKEVPKSEPLKKDPPIKEKEVKKPEPKPEKTEEDKIADNKPIVPGKGGVLAMISRMEEGNQDEQTSRPSFKPPPQPGFKMSKRRAPAPPPQKRDVRQHHVTPEEIQKEIALIEEKTSLMVKKGIELEDRLREEMKDDASEESEELLMEWFEVVNEKNQLVRREGELVAQAQIQDLEIQHAEVEYEMRCLMHKQEHEKTDKDNEKEEQLLELLIGLVQQRSTIVDRLEEDRIREQEEDETIRNMMQMKDKLLQKPHKLSKLLQPDLGLDRDSIETKKEKKKKKKKKKHKEKDKVKAKNDEKTPKK
- the LOC139960138 gene encoding MICAL-like protein 1 isoform X3, which produces MALTGTKGLMVWCQRATEGYNDVKVVNMTTSFRDGLAFCAIIHHFRPDLIDFDSLSKENVWENNQLAFDVAEQELNIPSLLDPDDMVALPVPDKLSIMTYVSQYYNYFKNKKAAAELGIKPVTGVGRTTVKRPMEEVSPFKGKEGIVPAKKAFPANTCQVCGKKVYLVEKVVSNNKLYHRSCFKCKKCGDSLRPGAAKVGVDPSQIECQHHQDKIWNLRTNMASRVTEPKGEKNDGPGSIWESRGTPLQQKQLPWQKNKQITTDDKSNKKTDVTASPVKKPPVPQNPPSKVLHPHLSSQSNARAQFFIPEPAPPQQSSPVDPDKGKDARREEEKMKKSLFTTLAGVRGREKKEEKKKLNVEQSTDVKKTKETLVDEPTKTKVPSKPTVTPDKKNDAKPSIPSSKPWEAKTGKHTPTSVSQRIGMFSQNNNKKEVPKSEPLKKDPPIKEKEVKKPEPKPEKTEEDKIADNKPIVPGKGGVLAMISRMEEGNQDEQTSRPSFKPPPQPGFKMSKRRAPAPPPQKRDVRQHHVTPEEIQKEIALIEEKTSLMVKKGIELEDRLREEMKDDASEESEELLMEWFEVVNEKNQLVRREGELVAQAQIQDLEIQHAEVEYEMRCLMHKQEHEKTDKDNEKEEQLLELLIGLVQQRSTIVDRLEEDRIREQEEDETIRNMMQMKGKLLQPDLGLDRDSIETKKEKKKKKKKKKHKEKDKVKAKNDEKTPKK
- the LOC139960138 gene encoding MICAL-like protein 1 isoform X4: MALTGTKGLMVWCQRATEGYNDVKVVNMTTSFRDGLAFCAIIHHFRPDLIDFDSLSKENVWENNQLAFDVAEQELNIPSLLDPDDMVALPVPDKLSIMTYVSQYYNYFKNKKAAAELGIKPVTGVGRTTVKRPMEEVSPFKGKEGIVPAKKAFPANTCQVCGKKVYLVEKVVSNNKLYHRSCFKCKKCGDSLRPGAAKVGVDPSQIECQHHQDKIWNLRTNMASRVTEPKGEKNDGPGSIWESRGTPLQQKQLPWQKNKQITTDDKSNKKTDVTASPVKKPPVPQNPPSKVLHPHLSSQSNARAQFFIPEPAPPQQSSPVDPDKGKDARREEEKMKKSLFTTLAGVRGREKKEEKKKLNVEQSTDVKKTKETLVDEPTKTKVPSKPTVTPDKKNDAKPSIPSSKPWEAKTGKHTPTSVSQRIGMFSQNNNKKEVPKSEPLKKDPPIKEKEVKKPEPKPEKTEEDKIADNKPIVPGKGGVLAMISRMEEGNQDEQTSRPSFKPPPQPGFKMSKRRAPAPPPQKRDVRQHHVTPEEIQKEIALIEEKTSLMVKKGIELEDRLREEMKDDASEESEELLMEWFEVVNEKNQLVRREGELVAQAQIQDLEIQHAEVEYEMRCLMHKQEHEKTDKDNEKEEQLLELLIGLVQQRSTIVDRLEEDRIREQEEDETIRNMMQMKGLDRDSIETKKEKKKKKKKKKHKEKDKVKAKNDEKTPKK
- the LOC139960138 gene encoding MICAL-like protein 1 isoform X7, with translation MALTGTKGLMVWCQRATEGYNDVKVVNMTTSFRDGLAFCAIIHHFRPDLIDFDSLSKENVWENNQLAFDVAEQELNIPSLLDPDDMVALPVPDKLSIMTYVSQYYNYFKNKKAAAELGIKPVTGVGRTTVKRPMEEVSPFKGKEGIVPAKKAFPANTCQVCGKKVYLVEKVVSNNKLYHRSCFKCKKCGDSLRPGAAKVGVDPSQIECQHHQDKIWNLRTNMASRVTEPKGEKNDGPGSIWESRGTPLQQKQLPWQKNKQITTDDKSNKKTDVTASPVKKPPVPQNPPSKVLHPHLSSQSNARAQFFIPEPAPPQQSSPVDPDKGKDARREEEKMKKSLFTTLAGVRGREKKEEKKKLNVEQSTDVKKTKETLVDEPTKTKVPSKPTVTPDKKNDAKPSIPSSKPWEAKTGKHTPTSVSQRIGMFSQNNNKKEVPKSEPLKKDPPIKEKEVKKPEPKPEKTEEDKIADNKPIVPGKGGVLAMISRMEEGNQDEQTSRPSFKPPPQPGFKMSKRRAPAPPPQKRDVRQHHVTPEEIQKEIALIEEKTSLMVKKGIELEDRLREEMKDDASEESEELLMEWFEVVNEKNQLVRREGELVAQAQIQDLEIQHAEVEYEMRCLMHKQEHEKTDKDNEKEEQLLELLIGLVQQRSTIVDRLEEDRIREQEEDETIRNMMQMKGWSVEYQKKIVKDQVMPDA
- the LOC139960138 gene encoding MICAL-like protein 1 isoform X1 translates to MALTGTKGLMVWCQRATEGYNDVKVVNMTTSFRDGLAFCAIIHHFRPDLIDFDSLSKENVWENNQLAFDVAEQELNIPSLLDPDDMVALPVPDKLSIMTYVSQYYNYFKNKKAAAELGIKPVTGVGRTTVKRPMEEVSPFKGKEGIVPAKKAFPANTCQVCGKKVYLVEKVVSNNKLYHRSCFKCKKCGDSLRPGAAKVGVDPSQIECQHHQDKIWNLRTNMASRVTEPKGEKNDGPGSIWESRGTPLQQKQLPWQKNKQITTDDKSNKKTDVTASPVKKPPVPQNPPSKVLHPHLSSQSNARAQFFIPEPAPPQQSSPVDPDKGKDARREEEKMKKSLFTTLAGVRGREKKEEKKKLNVEQSTDVKKTKETLVDEPTKTKVPSKPTVTPDKKNDAKPSIPSSKPWEAKTGKHTPTSVSQRIGMFSQNNNKKEVPKSEPLKKDPPIKEKEVKKPEPKPEKTEEDKIADNKPIVPGKGGVLAMISRMEEGNQDEQTSRPSFKPPPQPGFKMSKRRAPAPPPQKRDVRQHHVTPEEIQKEIALIEEKTSLMVKKGIELEDRLREEMKDDASEESEELLMEWFEVVNEKNQLVRREGELVAQAQIQDLEIQHAEVEYEMRCLMHKQEHEKTDKDNEKEEQLLELLIGLVQQRSTIVDRLEEDRIREQEEDETIRNMMQMKDKLLQKPHKLSKLLQPDLGLDRDSIETKKEKKKKKKKKKHKEKDKVKAKNDEKTPKK
- the LOC139960138 gene encoding MICAL-like protein 1 isoform X5, translated to MALTGTKGLMVWCQRATEGYNDVKVVNMTTSFRDGLAFCAIIHHFRPDLIDFDSLSKENVWENNQLAFDVAEQELNIPSLLDPDDMVALPVPDKLSIMTYVSQYYNYFKNKKAAAELGIKPVTGVGRTTVKRPMEEVSPFKGKEGIVPAKKAFPANTCQVCGKKVYLVEKVVSNNKLYHRSCFKCKKCGDSLRPGAAKVGVDPSQIECQHHQDKIWNLRTNMASRVTEPKGEKNDGPGSIWESRGTPLQQKQLPWQKNKQITTDDKSNKKTDVTASPVKKPPVPQNPPSKVLHPHLSSQSNARAQFFIPEPAPPQQSSPVDPDKGKDARREEEKMKKSLFTTLAGVRGREKKEEKKKLNVEQSTDVKKTKETLVDEPTKTKVPSKPTVTPDKKNDAKPSIPSSKPWEAKTGKHTPTSVSQRIGMFSQNNNKKEVPKSEPLKKDPPIKEKEVKKPEPKPEKTEEDKIADNKPIVPGKGGVLAMISRMEEGNQDEQTSRPSFKPPPQPGFKMSKRRAPAPPPQKRDVRQHHVTPEEIQKEIALIEEKTSLMVKKGIELEDRLREEMKDDASEESEELLMEWFEVVNEKNQLVRREGELVAQAQIQDLEIQHAEVEYEMRCLMHKQEHEKTDKDNEKEEQLLELLIGLVQQRSTIVDRLEEDRIREQEEDETIRNMMQMKDKLLQKPHKLSKMKQALTARFGLGQGLD